In Spirobacillus cienkowskii, a genomic segment contains:
- the iscB gene encoding RNA-guided endonuclease IscB: MPLVLSSTKKPLMPCTPKRARLLLERKKAAVFRIYPFTIILKDRADGETQPLEFKADPGSKTTGITLVLNGKSEKKVVTAINLQHRGQTIKSNLEKRRGVRRGRRNRHTRYRAPRFDNRSRFKGWLPPSLMSRVYNVQTWINRLSKFSPISLCAVETVRFDMQKMESPEISGAEYQQGELLGYEVREYLLEKWNRKCTYCEKENIPLQIEHITPRSKGGSNRVSNLCLACEKCNQKKANKDIKDFLKTKPELLKKIKTHLQKPLKDAAVVNATRYAIGNVVKSIGLPTTFWSGGRTKYNRIQQGYKKDHWIDAACVGESGENVVIPEKLKAKLITATGHGDRQMCLVNKHGFPRSKPSASKYVFGFQTGDIVTAKVTAGKKAGSYIGKVAVRSSGSFNITTKKQTIQGISHKFCKKLHVKDGYNYATI; encoded by the coding sequence ATGCCACTGGTACTTTCCAGCACAAAAAAGCCACTGATGCCATGCACTCCTAAGCGTGCTCGCTTGCTTTTGGAACGTAAAAAAGCTGCAGTTTTTAGAATATATCCTTTCACGATTATTTTAAAAGATCGCGCAGACGGAGAAACTCAACCATTAGAATTTAAGGCTGATCCAGGTAGTAAAACAACTGGAATTACTCTTGTTTTAAATGGCAAATCAGAGAAAAAAGTAGTGACTGCAATTAACCTTCAGCATCGTGGTCAAACGATCAAATCTAACCTCGAAAAAAGGCGCGGCGTTCGTCGAGGACGTAGAAATAGACATACAAGATATCGTGCACCAAGATTTGATAATAGATCTCGTTTCAAGGGTTGGCTTCCTCCTTCTCTTATGTCACGGGTTTATAACGTACAAACATGGATCAATCGTCTGTCAAAATTTTCTCCAATTTCTTTGTGCGCTGTAGAAACAGTTCGTTTTGATATGCAAAAAATGGAGAGTCCTGAAATTTCAGGTGCAGAATATCAACAAGGAGAACTTCTAGGCTACGAAGTGCGTGAGTATTTGCTTGAAAAATGGAATAGAAAATGCACTTATTGTGAAAAAGAAAATATTCCGTTGCAGATAGAACACATCACCCCACGTTCCAAAGGTGGCTCAAATAGGGTTTCTAATTTGTGTTTAGCATGCGAAAAATGCAATCAAAAAAAAGCAAACAAAGATATTAAAGATTTTTTAAAAACAAAGCCTGAACTTTTAAAGAAAATTAAGACTCATTTGCAAAAACCTCTTAAAGATGCCGCTGTGGTCAATGCAACCCGATATGCAATAGGGAATGTCGTTAAATCCATTGGACTTCCAACAACATTTTGGTCTGGTGGTCGCACAAAGTACAATCGCATTCAGCAAGGTTACAAAAAAGATCATTGGATTGATGCTGCGTGTGTTGGAGAAAGTGGAGAAAATGTTGTGATTCCTGAAAAACTTAAGGCAAAACTCATTACAGCAACTGGGCATGGCGATAGACAAATGTGCCTTGTAAACAAACATGGTTTTCCTCGATCAAAGCCCTCTGCATCTAAATATGTTTTTGGTTTTCAGACAGGAGATATTGTTACTGCAAAAGTCACAGCAGGAAAAAAAGCTGGTTCCTACATTGGAAAAGTTGCTGTGCGTTCAAGTGGCTCGTTTAATAT
- a CDS encoding ABC transporter substrate-binding protein produces MNKKTLGIMLLLICSLLAIIILKRQKKDTNKQITIGILQYASFPALDDAKKGFLLQIKKDFGENVTIIEHNAQGSITQAQAIAASFKANKNISAFYAIASASVQALKAEINDRPIIFAAITDPNKLHLRENGTNITGTTDMANIEKQINLIHKLLPNIKKIAILYNPGELNSIILVEKMKSELIKYDISFQDNGVNSISDVAAAAMHAAQNAEAILIPTDNTISAAFPIVKQIANKANKPIITTWTGEVETPLLQFGVDYIQSGIEAANLTKKILIDKLNPAEIEIMTPNSKVLISSVEAKKFNIIIPQELKEHVINN; encoded by the coding sequence ATGAATAAAAAAACGCTTGGCATTATGTTGTTACTTATTTGCTCATTGCTAGCAATAATAATATTAAAGAGACAAAAAAAAGATACAAATAAACAAATAACCATAGGAATACTTCAGTATGCTTCTTTTCCAGCTCTTGATGATGCAAAAAAAGGATTCTTGCTGCAAATCAAAAAAGATTTTGGAGAAAACGTCACTATTATTGAGCATAATGCTCAAGGCTCAATAACACAAGCACAAGCTATCGCTGCAAGCTTTAAAGCAAACAAAAATATTTCTGCTTTTTATGCAATTGCATCAGCATCTGTTCAAGCTCTTAAAGCTGAAATTAATGATAGACCTATTATTTTTGCAGCAATTACAGATCCAAATAAATTGCACCTTCGAGAAAATGGAACAAATATCACTGGTACAACTGATATGGCAAATATCGAAAAGCAAATTAACCTAATTCATAAATTATTACCTAACATAAAAAAAATTGCGATTTTATATAATCCTGGAGAATTAAATTCTATAATTTTAGTAGAAAAAATGAAATCAGAATTAATAAAATATGATATTTCTTTTCAAGATAATGGAGTCAACAGCATCAGTGATGTAGCAGCTGCTGCGATGCATGCTGCACAAAATGCGGAAGCTATTTTAATTCCAACAGACAACACAATCTCTGCAGCGTTTCCAATTGTAAAACAAATCGCCAATAAAGCAAATAAACCAATTATTACAACCTGGACAGGAGAAGTGGAAACACCTCTTTTGCAGTTTGGCGTTGATTATATTCAATCTGGAATTGAAGCCGCAAATCTTACAAAAAAAATCTTAATTGATAAATTAAATCCTGCTGAAATCGAAATTATGACACCTAACAGTAAAGTTTTAATTAGCTCTGTTGAAGCAAAAAAATTTAACATCATAATTCCACAAGAGCTCAAAGAACACGTTATTAACAATTAA
- a CDS encoding threonine ammonia-lyase — translation MTPELLKLLKSCENKNLDNLKVNFEEIQKVYRAVILKFMQPSPLRHSPWLSNLTGGNIWLKLESLNPNGSFKVRGALNAINNVVQRYFADGIKEVKEIKVCAASAGNHAQGVAFAAKNLNCQAHIFLPKTAPLVKRDATEKLGAKLYLVGDNLEEASEAAITFANKEKAHFIHAYNNYDVIIGQATCVYESLLQLSEFTGKDFGNVDLFVCSVGGGGLVAGAGIVLKAKTSGSVIGVEQEFFDSALKSIKNKEQTAIAKPLHGTIADGIAVSLIGNLNYNYMTRYVENLSLVSDDSIVKAILGLCEQERIVVEGAGAAPVADILKRPEYYAGKTVIVCVSGGNIDPQLISRVIARGLNITGRMLRVTVCVSDRPGGLQKLLECVAALEGNVLDLVHDRTYSEVSVGDVDVELSLETRNSEHQYSLFEKLEEAGFRPRMRH, via the coding sequence ATGACTCCAGAATTATTAAAATTATTAAAATCTTGTGAAAATAAAAATCTAGATAATTTAAAAGTAAACTTTGAAGAAATTCAAAAAGTCTATAGAGCTGTAATTTTAAAATTTATGCAGCCAAGTCCGTTACGTCATTCTCCCTGGCTAAGTAACTTAACGGGCGGTAATATTTGGTTAAAGTTAGAATCTTTAAATCCTAATGGTTCATTTAAAGTAAGAGGCGCATTAAATGCAATCAATAATGTTGTTCAGAGATATTTTGCAGATGGAATTAAAGAAGTTAAAGAGATTAAAGTGTGTGCAGCGTCTGCTGGAAATCACGCACAAGGTGTCGCGTTTGCGGCAAAAAATTTAAATTGCCAAGCGCATATATTTTTGCCTAAAACAGCCCCACTTGTTAAACGTGATGCAACAGAAAAGTTGGGAGCTAAACTTTATTTGGTGGGTGATAATTTAGAAGAAGCAAGTGAAGCCGCGATTACTTTTGCCAATAAAGAAAAAGCACATTTTATTCATGCTTATAATAACTATGACGTGATAATTGGTCAGGCAACGTGTGTTTATGAGTCTTTACTTCAGCTTTCAGAATTTACAGGAAAGGACTTTGGAAATGTTGATCTCTTTGTGTGTAGTGTTGGTGGCGGAGGTTTAGTTGCTGGGGCAGGAATTGTGCTTAAAGCAAAAACCAGTGGGAGTGTTATAGGGGTAGAACAAGAGTTTTTTGATTCTGCTTTAAAAAGTATAAAAAATAAAGAGCAAACAGCCATTGCGAAACCTTTGCATGGCACCATAGCAGATGGGATTGCTGTCTCTTTAATTGGAAATCTCAATTATAATTATATGACACGGTATGTTGAGAATCTTTCACTAGTTTCCGATGACTCTATTGTAAAAGCAATTTTAGGATTATGTGAACAAGAGCGTATTGTTGTCGAAGGTGCGGGAGCTGCGCCAGTTGCAGATATCTTAAAACGTCCTGAGTACTATGCAGGAAAAACGGTTATTGTTTGTGTGAGTGGCGGAAATATTGACCCACAGCTGATCTCTAGGGTGATTGCAAGAGGTTTAAATATTACGGGGCGGATGCTGCGCGTTACAGTTTGTGTCAGTGATCGTCCAGGGGGTTTGCAGAAACTTCTTGAATGTGTTGCAGCACTAGAAGGAAATGTGCTTGATCTTGTTCATGATCGCACTTACAGCGAAGTGAGTGTGGGTGATGTTGATGTAGAGCTTTCCCTTGAAACCCGGAATTCGGAACATCAGTATTCACTGTTTGAAAAGCTTGAGGAAGCAGGCTTCAGACCTAGAATGAGGCACTGA
- a CDS encoding substrate-binding periplasmic protein: MAKKNKNYYIFPIAKNAEREKHFIFVGVVFNINTYLYQRSLSDIKIKNLEDAKKYTLCVVRNDVRDQYLINKGFTNIIRFADQESVVHGLNTRKCDLAICSENIEFIWKKNLKEKTEGQIKKLFLVKDIDPKRYLAFNKDSDKELIDKFKLVLKDMKIEIKK; this comes from the coding sequence ATGGCCAAAAAAAATAAAAACTATTATATTTTTCCAATAGCTAAAAACGCTGAACGCGAAAAACATTTTATTTTTGTGGGTGTTGTGTTTAATATCAATACCTATCTTTATCAAAGAAGCCTATCGGATATTAAAATTAAAAATCTTGAAGACGCTAAAAAATATACTCTTTGTGTTGTGAGAAATGATGTTCGAGATCAATATTTAATAAATAAAGGATTTACAAATATTATTCGTTTTGCCGATCAAGAAAGTGTTGTCCATGGTTTAAATACTCGCAAATGTGATCTGGCAATTTGCTCAGAAAACATCGAGTTTATTTGGAAAAAAAATTTAAAAGAAAAAACCGAAGGGCAAATCAAAAAATTATTTTTAGTTAAAGATATTGACCCCAAACGTTACCTTGCTTTTAACAAAGATTCTGACAAAGAGTTGATTGATAAGTTTAAATTGGTATTAAAAGATATGAAAATTGAAATTAAAAAATAA
- a CDS encoding ATP-binding cassette domain-containing protein — protein sequence MFSLKNVSVNFGEFTALHNINCNINENDFILILGHNGAGKTTLFDSVSGKITPTSGKIFRNTQDITKMSEMNRAKFMSRVFQNTYLGLVATMTVAENLAMALLKTKNAGFKKAIKNYPEYLVEETLKPLGLRLEMHLNTPIGQLSGGQRQIITIIMATLCEPDILLLDEPTAALDPVSTENLLQFVHNFTKNRKIATLMITHDEQKAQFLATRLWKLNKGELIEI from the coding sequence ATGTTTTCTCTTAAAAATGTTTCTGTAAATTTTGGGGAATTTACAGCACTACATAATATCAATTGCAATATTAATGAAAATGATTTTATTTTAATTTTAGGACATAATGGCGCAGGAAAAACGACTCTGTTTGATTCTGTTTCAGGAAAAATAACACCAACATCTGGAAAAATTTTTCGTAATACTCAAGATATCACAAAGATGTCAGAAATGAATAGAGCCAAATTTATGAGTAGAGTATTTCAAAATACGTATTTAGGATTGGTTGCAACCATGACTGTTGCCGAAAATTTAGCGATGGCACTTTTAAAAACTAAAAATGCTGGGTTTAAAAAAGCGATTAAAAATTATCCAGAATATCTTGTGGAAGAAACATTAAAACCACTTGGCTTAAGATTAGAAATGCACTTAAATACCCCTATTGGACAACTTTCAGGAGGACAAAGACAAATAATTACCATTATTATGGCGACACTATGTGAACCTGATATTTTGTTATTGGATGAACCTACCGCAGCACTCGATCCCGTTTCAACAGAAAATCTTTTACAGTTTGTCCATAACTTTACAAAAAATAGAAAAATTGCAACATTAATGATTACTCACGACGAACAAAAGGCACAATTTCTTGCAACAAGACTTTGGAAACTCAATAAAGGAGAACTCATTGAAATTTAA
- the miaA gene encoding tRNA (adenosine(37)-N6)-dimethylallyltransferase MiaA, whose amino-acid sequence MVPKNLIDSTPFFAIVIIGATASGKTAFAHSLFQTLKEHSIDASLVNLDAFQIYKGISAGTAKPSLSEITQFDYHCLDIANPNENLDANTFAAHVNNACTRIWQQQRIPICVGGSGLYLRAFLHGLDRLPGRDLEFRNSIRKKAEEKSWAWCHEMLKQVDPIRAAELHPNDKTRIERALEIYHITGSPMSSLRSKTTSLEVQNLLFPCLIIHMEPSDNILKMRIEKRVPELFRSGWLEEVNALINQYGLNPLKEFHSMKAIGYNEVINYIQSHELSNFIENTATLPSSELIVKISTLTWHYAKKQRTWNNKEKKISPSAMEKISILMSLSIKF is encoded by the coding sequence GTGGTTCCAAAGAATTTAATTGACTCCACTCCTTTTTTTGCGATTGTGATCATTGGCGCAACAGCAAGTGGTAAAACAGCTTTTGCGCATTCTCTTTTTCAAACACTCAAAGAACATTCCATTGATGCCTCGCTTGTAAACTTAGATGCATTTCAAATTTATAAAGGGATTTCTGCCGGAACCGCAAAACCTTCTCTCTCTGAAATAACCCAATTTGATTATCATTGTCTTGATATCGCAAATCCAAACGAAAACCTTGATGCCAATACCTTTGCCGCTCACGTTAATAATGCGTGTACCCGTATCTGGCAACAACAACGTATTCCCATCTGTGTTGGCGGAAGCGGCCTATATCTCCGGGCTTTTCTTCATGGACTTGATCGTTTACCGGGTCGTGACCTTGAGTTTCGCAACTCTATTAGAAAAAAAGCGGAAGAGAAGAGCTGGGCATGGTGTCATGAAATGTTAAAACAAGTTGACCCAATTCGTGCTGCTGAGTTGCATCCTAACGATAAGACACGAATTGAACGGGCGCTCGAAATTTACCACATTACAGGCTCTCCCATGAGTTCGTTGCGCTCCAAAACAACCTCACTAGAAGTACAAAATTTGCTATTTCCATGCCTCATTATCCACATGGAACCTTCTGATAACATTTTAAAGATGCGTATTGAAAAACGTGTTCCAGAGTTATTTCGCTCTGGCTGGTTAGAAGAAGTGAATGCATTGATAAATCAATATGGCCTAAATCCATTAAAAGAGTTTCATAGTATGAAAGCAATAGGATACAATGAAGTGATAAATTATATACAATCTCATGAGTTATCTAATTTCATTGAAAATACAGCGACGCTCCCGTCTTCTGAGTTAATTGTAAAAATTAGTACACTAACATGGCACTACGCAAAAAAACAAAGAACCTGGAATAACAAAGAAAAAAAGATCTCTCCATCTGCGATGGAGAAAATTTCGATTTTAATGTCGCTATCAATAAAATTTTAA
- a CDS encoding NAD(P)/FAD-dependent oxidoreductase, which produces MNGGFLECYDTIIVGGGPVGLFGAYYGGLRDMSVRLIDRRHELGGQLTAIYPEKWVYDITGIPAIRGKDLYKNLYAQTTPYNIPSSLNEDVVLIRKNKNNILCVETKNGTVMHSKTVVLCLGMGAHIPRRLDIKNLRDFEGKGVWYGVHSLETFRNKRVLVVGGGDSALDLALTIVNECKDLYVLHRSDRFNAHEETTKKLYSSNAEIRTFSEICELEGSQDHLKSATIKNTKTGELQKLEIDEIIIAIGLLFNLEVVQEWGIAMENNSIIVDHNRQTSIPGVYAAGDIVTYPGKMKLIGPGTSEVMQGINHAKKYIQDNFPYL; this is translated from the coding sequence GTGAACGGCGGATTTCTAGAATGTTATGACACCATTATAGTTGGTGGAGGCCCCGTAGGCTTGTTTGGAGCGTATTATGGGGGACTACGAGACATGTCTGTCAGACTTATTGATAGAAGACATGAGTTAGGCGGACAGTTAACTGCTATTTATCCTGAAAAATGGGTTTATGACATAACTGGTATACCTGCAATTCGTGGTAAAGATCTTTATAAAAATCTATATGCGCAAACAACACCTTACAATATTCCAAGTAGCTTAAATGAAGATGTTGTGTTGATTCGTAAAAATAAAAATAATATTTTATGTGTAGAAACTAAAAATGGCACAGTGATGCATTCAAAAACAGTTGTGTTGTGTTTGGGGATGGGAGCGCATATACCACGTCGTTTAGATATAAAAAATCTGCGTGATTTTGAAGGCAAAGGCGTTTGGTATGGTGTGCATTCATTAGAAACGTTTAGAAATAAAAGAGTGCTTGTTGTTGGTGGCGGTGATAGTGCTTTAGATTTGGCGTTAACGATTGTGAACGAATGTAAAGATTTATATGTGTTGCACAGATCTGATCGTTTTAATGCTCATGAAGAAACAACAAAAAAACTCTATTCATCAAATGCAGAAATTCGTACTTTTTCAGAAATTTGTGAATTAGAAGGCAGTCAAGATCATTTAAAATCAGCAACAATTAAAAACACCAAAACAGGTGAGTTACAAAAATTAGAAATTGATGAAATTATTATTGCGATAGGTTTGTTGTTTAACTTGGAAGTGGTGCAAGAATGGGGAATTGCAATGGAAAACAATTCTATTATTGTTGATCATAATAGACAAACTTCAATTCCTGGGGTTTATGCTGCGGGTGATATTGTCACCTATCCTGGAAAAATGAAATTAATTGGTCCAGGAACGTCTGAGGTGATGCAAGGTATAAATCATGCTAAAAAATACATTCAAGATAATTTTCCGTATTTATAA
- the mutL gene encoding DNA mismatch repair endonuclease MutL, with amino-acid sequence MEQIEIKKLPENLINQIKAGEVIERPYNVVKELVENAIDAAANQIYIELLDGGKKLIRITDNGIGIAPNQLLVALERHATSKITQFSDLESLSSFGFRGEALPSIASISDFSIKSKPRQLEKGKEIKLHFGNTMTENEIPMNTGTIIQINNIFENVPVRLKFLKSTATEFAHIHDFLTAIALANHKISFKFLHNSREVFNYTQKNSVLERFQEVVGITESKNFCEINFQRGSFCLQGFVGLPQIAKQTPSHFMTFVNGRYVKDKVIRSGILQAYQGLILKGLLAPAIIFVTVDPAWIDVNAHPSKTEIRFFDPLAIQELIYLGIEHNLKQEIQKKAVAPSIDKKVFTENYGMTFSPSLSKLSQSVFTPKETNNYTKTAILIPKFEEKSLGTQVAKLKQNLQYNTKPTFETILPTGSPNIFESAKLLGQYANCYILIELNSELWIIDQHAFHERILFEEILTTHLKQKIVKQDLITPMIIPLNKVISTIILEHEKQISSLGFNFEVLQNGNIAIHSFPNLLQLNKVTETFDEIIARIIAIHGLPQSEVHPILEKAASLTKGIQNEFLRSPTELGEKEVYHMLFATMACHSAVRAGDPLNDELIKRLLNRAKDVDFFAHCPHGRPVIRKFTNKDIASWFQRI; translated from the coding sequence TTGGAACAAATTGAAATTAAAAAGTTACCAGAAAATCTTATTAATCAAATAAAAGCTGGAGAAGTAATAGAAAGACCATATAATGTTGTTAAAGAATTAGTCGAAAATGCGATTGATGCAGCTGCCAACCAAATTTATATCGAATTGCTTGATGGTGGTAAAAAACTCATTCGCATCACTGACAACGGCATTGGGATTGCCCCAAATCAACTCCTTGTGGCTCTAGAACGTCATGCAACCAGTAAAATTACACAATTTTCTGATTTAGAATCTCTCTCGAGCTTTGGATTTAGAGGAGAAGCGCTGCCGAGTATTGCCTCAATTTCTGATTTTTCTATTAAGTCTAAACCAAGACAATTAGAAAAAGGCAAAGAAATAAAATTACACTTTGGCAACACCATGACCGAAAATGAAATTCCAATGAACACAGGAACAATCATTCAAATAAACAATATTTTTGAAAATGTTCCTGTTCGCTTGAAATTTTTAAAATCAACAGCAACAGAATTTGCACATATTCACGATTTTTTAACTGCAATCGCTTTAGCAAACCATAAAATTTCATTTAAATTTTTGCATAACAGTAGAGAGGTTTTTAATTATACTCAAAAAAATAGTGTTTTAGAACGCTTTCAAGAGGTAGTGGGAATAACGGAAAGCAAAAACTTTTGTGAAATCAATTTTCAAAGAGGCTCTTTTTGTTTGCAAGGCTTTGTCGGCTTACCGCAAATCGCAAAACAGACACCCAGTCATTTTATGACCTTTGTGAATGGACGCTATGTAAAAGATAAAGTCATCCGTTCAGGAATTTTACAAGCTTACCAAGGATTAATTTTAAAAGGTTTGTTGGCTCCTGCTATAATTTTTGTGACAGTTGATCCTGCATGGATAGACGTGAACGCGCACCCTTCAAAAACAGAAATTCGATTTTTTGATCCCTTGGCAATTCAAGAATTGATTTATCTAGGAATTGAACACAATCTCAAACAAGAAATTCAAAAAAAAGCGGTTGCTCCAAGTATTGATAAAAAGGTGTTTACCGAAAATTACGGTATGACTTTCTCTCCTTCTTTGTCAAAATTATCACAATCCGTTTTTACTCCTAAAGAAACAAATAATTATACCAAGACAGCAATACTAATTCCAAAATTTGAAGAAAAATCTTTAGGCACACAAGTTGCAAAATTAAAACAAAATCTTCAGTACAATACAAAACCTACTTTTGAAACTATTTTACCAACAGGGTCGCCTAATATATTTGAATCTGCAAAACTATTAGGACAATATGCCAATTGTTACATTTTAATAGAACTTAACAGTGAATTGTGGATTATTGATCAACATGCATTTCATGAAAGAATTTTATTTGAAGAAATATTAACAACTCACTTAAAACAAAAAATTGTAAAACAAGATCTCATTACACCAATGATTATTCCTTTAAATAAAGTAATAAGTACAATTATTTTGGAGCACGAAAAACAAATTAGCTCTTTAGGTTTTAACTTTGAAGTGTTACAAAATGGGAATATTGCAATACATAGCTTTCCAAACCTCTTGCAATTAAATAAAGTAACAGAAACTTTTGATGAAATTATTGCAAGAATTATTGCAATTCATGGCTTACCACAGTCTGAAGTGCACCCAATTCTTGAAAAAGCTGCGAGCCTTACTAAAGGGATACAAAATGAATTTTTACGATCTCCTACAGAATTAGGTGAAAAAGAAGTCTATCATATGCTATTTGCAACAATGGCATGCCACAGTGCGGTGCGCGCAGGAGATCCTCTTAACGATGAGCTGATAAAAAGGCTGTTAAATAGAGCGAAAGATGTTGATTTTTTTGCACATTGCCCGCATGGAAGGCCCGTGATTCGAAAATTTACCAATAAGGATATTGCTTCGTGGTTCCAAAGAATTTAA
- a CDS encoding ABC transporter permease subunit: MSSLLPVFIGILERGLIGSVVVMAVYLASRIIKFDDFSIEGTFGLGGAIVAWSILNHNLNPWFALILGALCGGLFGIITSLLHTKLGLNRLIAGIVITTMLFSLSINIASANAALGTATTIFTPLNHYPYATLGILAFLVFSIAVIFIWYMKTESGFLLRSTGINEQFVTSLGKCVPLYIGIALFLANFLSALAGGLFVQYSGFFSAYGNVGILIAALAGCMIAELLAINMFIMAIVGSIFYQLIIATTIELQIEPSWQKLITGLLIVAILIVKKIKK; encoded by the coding sequence ATGTCTAGTTTATTACCAGTATTTATAGGAATATTAGAACGAGGATTAATTGGATCAGTTGTGGTCATGGCGGTCTATCTTGCATCTCGTATTATAAAATTTGATGATTTTAGCATTGAAGGGACATTTGGTTTAGGAGGCGCTATCGTTGCATGGAGTATTTTAAATCACAATTTAAATCCATGGTTTGCTCTTATCCTAGGAGCATTATGTGGTGGATTATTTGGTATCATAACCTCTCTCTTGCATACTAAGCTTGGACTGAATCGTTTAATAGCAGGGATTGTGATTACCACAATGCTTTTCTCTTTGAGCATAAACATTGCTTCTGCTAATGCAGCATTAGGAACAGCGACCACAATTTTTACTCCATTGAATCACTATCCATATGCTACTCTTGGTATTTTAGCTTTTCTTGTTTTTAGTATTGCTGTTATTTTTATATGGTACATGAAAACAGAAAGTGGCTTTCTATTAAGATCCACAGGAATCAACGAACAGTTTGTGACTTCACTTGGCAAATGCGTGCCACTTTATATTGGAATTGCATTATTTCTTGCAAATTTTCTAAGCGCACTAGCGGGTGGACTATTTGTACAGTATAGCGGATTTTTTTCTGCATATGGGAATGTCGGTATTTTAATTGCGGCATTAGCAGGCTGTATGATTGCTGAACTCCTTGCAATTAATATGTTTATAATGGCAATTGTCGGATCAATTTTTTATCAATTGATTATTGCGACAACAATTGAATTACAAATTGAACCTTCATGGCAAAAATTAATAACAGGACTTCTTATTGTTGCTATTTTAATAGTAAAAAAAATAAAAAAATAA
- the lexA gene encoding transcriptional repressor LexA, with protein MLQLTQVQLKVLEYIFQHIKTSGTPPTIREIAGFFGWKAIATAQDVIAALRKKGMLHSPLPGKSRQFVPTKSATDFISQRNLASSQEPESLVGKTNLSKKESAPSSLEVPLLGSVAAGIPYEAIEQGNDFILFPNVSASMQNKKLFALKIDGYSMIEAGMLPGDIVLVEKNQCPNNNDIVIASIANSETTIKRFVKYGSKIYSENIIKLNSNIQTIPPPALLVAENPSFLPIAFGLQETDKTIGIVRSLFRPSVNNI; from the coding sequence ATGTTACAACTCACTCAAGTCCAACTCAAAGTCCTAGAATATATTTTTCAACACATTAAAACCTCTGGAACTCCACCAACAATTCGTGAAATTGCAGGTTTTTTTGGATGGAAAGCAATTGCCACTGCCCAAGATGTGATTGCTGCATTAAGAAAAAAAGGAATGCTTCATTCACCGCTCCCAGGTAAATCAAGACAATTTGTTCCCACAAAATCAGCAACAGACTTTATAAGTCAACGGAATCTAGCATCCTCTCAAGAACCTGAATCATTGGTGGGCAAGACAAACCTCAGCAAGAAAGAAAGCGCTCCAAGTTCTTTAGAAGTTCCATTATTGGGATCAGTCGCGGCAGGTATTCCTTATGAAGCAATAGAGCAAGGAAATGATTTTATTTTATTTCCAAATGTTTCAGCCAGTATGCAAAATAAAAAATTATTTGCTTTAAAAATTGACGGATATAGTATGATAGAAGCAGGTATGTTACCTGGTGATATTGTTTTAGTAGAAAAAAATCAATGCCCAAATAATAATGACATCGTGATCGCATCGATTGCGAATTCAGAAACAACTATTAAAAGATTTGTAAAATATGGCTCTAAAATTTACTCAGAAAATATAATTAAACTCAACTCAAACATTCAAACGATCCCACCCCCAGCGCTTCTCGTTGCAGAAAATCCAAGTTTTTTACCAATTGCTTTTGGTCTTCAAGAAACAGACAAAACAATCGGAATTGTCCGTTCCTTGTTTCGCCCAAGTGTTAACAATATCTAA